CTTAAATGATTTTCTTAACAAACAACATTACTTGTCATAGATGATATCAAAATTTTCTCATTTAGGAGGGAGAACTTGCTTGTAATCCCACTTCAAAACCCTTGGCTTTTTTTTGCATCATCTTAAAAATATTATAAAAACCATTGGCTCGCGATGGCGTAAGACTAACATTAAGGCCAGTAGCTTCGATAAAGTTTGGGGAAACCGTCAAAATTTCAGCGGGGGAGAGACCATTTAAGCCTGCGATCAAAAGTCCCACTAAACCCTTGACCAGTTGGGCATCAGAATCGCCATGGTAAATGACTTTACCGTCTTTGTAGTCGGCGGTAATAAACACTTGGGATACACAGCCATGGACTTTATTGTTGGCTGTTTTTTCAGCATCGTCCATGGGTTCAAGCTTGGTGGCATACCAAAGAAGCTGCTGATATTTTTGTTTGGGATCGGTTTTACGTTGAAAACGACTCACGATTTTTTCGAGATTAGCAGGTAATTCAGTAGGCATAGTTACTTAGGAAATTAATAACAATTGGGTGAGACAAACTCGAAAATTCTATTGTTAAATATTGTGACAAATTTTGACACAAAAATATTGGCGATCGCCTTTAGGGGGTCAATCGCCAGTAGAGCCCGGAG
The nucleotide sequence above comes from [Synechococcus] sp. NIES-970. Encoded proteins:
- the sufE gene encoding Fe-S metabolism associated protein yields the protein MPTELPANLEKIVSRFQRKTDPKQKYQQLLWYATKLEPMDDAEKTANNKVHGCVSQVFITADYKDGKVIYHGDSDAQLVKGLVGLLIAGLNGLSPAEILTVSPNFIEATGLNVSLTPSRANGFYNIFKMMQKKAKGFEVGLQASSPS